CCGGGACCACGCCACGGCCAGTGTCACCAGCGCGCCCCACCACAGCGCGGGTCCGTAGAGCAGTGCCAGCACGGTCACCGCACCCGCTGCCACGGCGGTGTGCATCGAGATCTTCCAGAAGACCGTGATCGTGCCGGTGACCAGCAGGCTGATGATCATGCTGATGTCCAGCGCGATCAGTTTCTCCGGAGCACGGCCCGCGATCAGCAGCGCGAGCCCGAGCAGGCTGAGCACGATCAGCGCGGTGAACGGAATCAGCCTGCCCTGGCGGTCGCGGACGTGGTGCCCGTCCCACCTGCCGGTGCGGCTGCCCCACACCACCACGCCCATCGGCAGCACGCTGCTGGTCAGCGCCACGACCATTCCCCACAGCAGGGTGGAGCCGAACTCCGCCGTGGCCTGACCGGCCACCACCAGTGGCAGCACCAGCACGATCACCCAGGGGGCTAGAACCTCGGTGACGACGCGGGCGAGCAGGTGCTTGCGCTCGGTCTGGGAACTGGTCTCGCGGGTCGACATCGGCACATCTTACGTCTTACGCCGTGTTGTCGCGGTCGGTTTTGCGACGGGTGCGTTGGTGGCGGGGGCGTGCGTTGTAGGCGTCGAGGCTGTCGATGAGGTTGGAGACGGTGTTGCGGTCCCGTCGGTCCAGTCCGGCGAAGCGCTGGGCGATGTCGCGTGCCTCGGTGTCGCGCCAGGTTTTCAGGTCGGCGATCTGCGCGTCGATGCGCTCGGTGACCTCGTCGTCGAAGAAGTATCCCGCGGGCACGCCGAAGAACTCCGCCAGCGCCTCCACGTAGTGGATCTTGGGATTGGTTCGTGTCCCGGTTTTGAGCTGGCTGATGTACTGCGCCGACATCGCCCCTGGAAGGTGCCGGATTCCCGCCTCGATCTCGCGGTAGCTGTAGGTGCCGCGGTCCGGTGGATGCACCGTGGCGATGAGATGGGCGAGCTTGCCCGCGAAAGTGTTTTCGCGTCCGGCTTCGTTGGCACTCATAGCGTTCTTCTCGTCCGCCAGTTTGTTGGTGAGTTTCCCCAGGTCCAAGCACCGTAAACGGCTGTTGACAGTGTTTCACCGTGATGGTTTACAGTGATGATGCTACTGTCAACAGTAGCAAACGCCGATCCGGGATCATAGCTTCCGGAGCCCAGCGCCCCGTGGAAACGCGAAATATTTCCGGGGAGTTGACCAGCGGCAGCGTGCTCGCCCCGTTCTGGGGGTATGGGGCGAGCACCTCCGTGGCCACTAGCTTCTCTTGCCCGGTATTCCCGTGCGCTCCGGTGTCCCCGCTCGGCACCCAGCGCCCCGTGCTCGACGCCCGGCTCTCCGCTGTCCGGCGTCCGGTGCCCGGCGATTTCGCGAGAAATCGAGGCCCGCAGAGCTTGGACGGGGATCGGACTCCCAGTTGTCCACAGTGCACAACAGTGCGAACGGTCACCGTGTGAGCGATCGATCTCCGCGGATGACCCCACGTCGTCGTTGATCGCGGATACCGTGTGGCTGTCCGTGACGCGACGAGCACCTGGTGTGCGCGATCCGTTCGCGCGGCTGGGGTGGTGAACCGATGAACTACCTGTCCCGCATCCGACTCAACCCGCTGCGCTCGGGCAGCCGTGACCTGCTCGGCAATCCCCGCAGGCTGCACGGGGCGGTCATGGGCGGCCTGGCCGACGATCCCGAGCGGCAGCGCCCGTTGTGGCGGCTGGACAGCGACAACCCGCACCGGCCGAAGCTGCTGGTGCTCTCCGAGTCCAAACCGGACTGGACGCACCTGGTCGAGCAGGCCGGTTGGCCGCACGCCGACGGTGAGCACTACGAACTGCGCGAGTACGAGCCACTGCTGACTCAGCTGGCGGTGGGTGAGGAGTTCGCCTTCCGCGTGACCGCGAATCCGGTGCAGAACACCAGCGAGCCGGAACACCCCACCGAGCGACAGCGGCAGCGTGCCGGGGAAGGGCAGCGGCGGCGTTCGCAGCGGATAGGTCACCGTACCGCCGGAGCGCAGCTCGGTTGGTTCCTGCAACGCACCGAGAAGTGGGGGTTCTCGGTGCCGGGAGCTTCGTCCGGAACGGGCGCGACCGAACACCCCAGTGTCGCGGCAACCGCTGATTCCACCGACGCGACCGGCGGCGCCCTGACGCCCGAGGCTGCGCGTGGGGATACCGCCGATGCGTCGGAGTTCGCGGGAGACGTGCGGATCACCGCACGTGAAAGGCACTCCTTCGCCAAGAAGCGGGGTTCGAAACCAGTGGTGCTGCACACCGCGACGTTCGAGGGGCGGTTACGAGTGACCTCGGTGGAGCTGCTGCGGCGGGCGCTGCTGCACGGCATCGGTCCCGCCAAGGCCTACGGTTGCGGATTGCTCACGCTCGCGCCGTTGACCGGAGATTCTGTGTCGGCGGGATGAGTGGGTGCTAGTGCGGCATATGGAAACAGGTTTTGTCTTCCAGACATTCAGCGGAAATCAGGAGGTTGTGAAATCAGTTTAATAGGTAGCAGAGTTGTCTCATGTCAACACGTTGAGAATAGATTGTTTGGGAACATCGACTGTGAGGATTATTGATGTCTTTAACGCCTGATCAGGTCACGCGTAGTACGATGATCGGCCCCTTTCCGTTGCCAGAAATCAATGAAGAGCTTCGCGAACAGGCTCGTAGTAAATCAAATGACTGGGTAGCAATCGTTGACCCAATGGTGCGTCCCGACGTGACAGAGCCTCCCGCGTACGCTGTACAGGGAGGATATTATGTCGATAATCAGGGCCAGTTTACCGGGCAGTATCAAGTTAATCCGGGATACTGTCCTCATCCGAATCGTGCTGGTGTGCGCTTTGCTAATGGTCTGGAGCTGACCCTCTGGCGTGTGTTGAACGGCTTCAATCCGCTGGGTACTCTGGCCGACAGTTTCTACCATGCCGAGCTTGTCAGCTACGCCCGATACCCCGATGACAACGGTATCGTACTTATTGACGATCCCGAAAATCCCGGAACCCAACTGTTCTTGGCTTACACTTCGCAACAGTTCTGTCAATGGGAGCAGCACAGCAAGGTGGAGGGTAGCCAGATTCTGGAATTGATGGGAAAATCGTCGACGCTGCTAGAGATTAACCCCGGGGCCAAGCTGAACCTACGGCTGCCTATGTGGGTATTGGCCCACCTGATTACCGCAGACACCCCGTATCTACGCGAACGGACTGCCGAGCAGGGGCAGGGGTAGTACTCAGTGAGGTTGGTGACAGTGCTGGGGAGTTACATAGTATGAGGAGAACTAGCAGGATTCGCAGTGCGAACCATAAAACTTGTTGGTGGAAGAGGATTACATCTTGCTCGGTGAGGCGTAGCTGTTCCCCGAATCTTTAATCGAAGTGATCAGTCTTCAACGACACCAGGAAGTTCTGCCACTGTTGGTGGGTGGTGGTGAGGTAGCCCGCTGTGCGGTCTTTGCTGTCGCGGACGGCGGCGCTGCCGATCTCGACGCAGTTCGTCTGTGTGCTGCTGCGGCTGGACTTTCGCCAGTCGTGGGGCTCCGGGGAGTCGAGGTCGCTGCCGAGCTTGAGTCTCGCGCCGGGAGTGGGGAGTTCGCCACGTCCGAACGGGTGGTGTCAGCTGCCGGAACGGCACCCCTGTCCGATTACAGGGGTGCCGCGCTCGTGGCTGTGCCTCGCTCAGTCGAAGTGGTCGGTCTTCAGTGCTTGCAGGAAGGTCTGCCACTGCCGGTGGGTGGTGGTGAAGTAGCCCGCCGTGCGGTCTTTGCTGTCGCGGACGGCGGCGCCGTCGGTGGTGCGGCCGACCTCGACGCAGTTCGTCTGTGTGCTGCTCCGACTCGACTTTCGCCAGCTGGCTGGCTCTTGGGACATGCTCATACCGATTTCTCCAGCTCTGTTATGACGTTTGCGATGAGTGCGGTGGACTCCGCTGCCGTCATCGAAACCTGTTTCACCTTATCCACCGCAGTACGGTATGCCGCTATATCGTCCGCTTCGTGGAAGAAGAGTGCTGCGCGCCTGTTCTCCAGGTGCACTATCGGTGAGTCGGCGTCGAAGTCGATCAGCACGAACGGGCCTTCCAGCGCTGGGGTCCAACCTGCGGAAGCCGGCACGATACGCAGATCGACGTTGGGCATCTCAGTAGCACTCAGTAGGTACTTGAGCTGGTCGAGAACGACCTCGCTGCCACCTATCTCTTGATGAAGAGCAGCTTCACCGATCAGTGCGAGGAAGCGCGCTGGATTTCGCCTTGTGAGTGCTTCACGGCGTCCAACACGTACCACCACGCGAGTTTCAACTTCCGACTGTGGGACTTCGCCTGCGATCATGATGGCTCTGGCGTAGTCAGCTGTTTGCAGCAGACCAGGTATCAGCAGTGGAGCCACATCGGTGATGTGGCTGGCGTTGCGTTCGAAGTCGATCAGCGCCGCCATCTGTCGCTCACGGTCGCCACTTCGTACTGAGAGCCACTGTGGGTCGTCGGTTCCACGGGCCATTTCCAGCAGTTCAGAGCGTTCTCTGCCGTTTACGCCCGTAGCGGCGAGTATGGAAGCCACGTCTTCCGTTTCCGGTGAGCGCGTGCCGGTTTCCCAACGGGAAATAGCGCTGTGGGAGAGCTCGAGTTGGTCCGCCAGTCCTCGAACTGTGTAGCCAGCAGCTTTCCGTGCCTCTCTGAGCCGGGTGCCCAGTGCTTTGGCCTTTGGCGTGCCATTGGTGCCAGCCATGCACCACATCCTAGGTGAACATGCTGTGCCTACAGGTATCACCTGATCGAGGCATTGATCGTTTGGTGACAAGGTGACAAATTCTGGAACCAGTGGCACCAAAGCGCCGCTTCGCTGATCCTGATTTTGGAGGCAACCATGTCCCACCCCTTCACCTGGGTTCCCGCCGAGGAGCAGCGGCACGCGAGCAGGGATCCGGTGCCGCCGCCCGCCCTGGAGTTCCCGCCGGAGCTGACCGTGTCCGCGCTGTGCGGCCGGGAGGTGCTCACGGCCACCGGCGACATCCCCTGGTTGTGGCCGACCTGCCCGGACTGCGACCGCACCACCCGCGAACTGGTCGGCGCCCCGCCTCGCCATGACGCTGACGAAGGTGATGCGCGATGAGCAGTGACCACATCCGGTTGGCCGGGTTCCTGCGGCTCTGCCAGTGGCGTTGTGACGAGGCCGCCTTCGCGATGGGCGGCGGGCGCTTCAGCGCCGACCGCTGCCGCGAACTCGCGGAGGAACTCGCCGAGACGGCGATCGCACTGCGGCACTACGCCGACTCGCACGACAGCCCGGCGAAACCCGCGCTTCCCGAGGGGTACGGAACCGAAAACCGCATTGTCGAGGGCGATCCCGATGTCTGACCCGCTGCTCGTGCCGACCCTGCTGGTAGCGCTGGCGATGCTCCTGGCGCTCTGGCCGCAGCACCCCGAGCCCGCGCCGCGTCCGCACACCAGGCACGGCGGCGCAGGACCGGGCACGCTGACGGTCCGACAACTGCAAGCCCAACTCGCCGGTGCCGCCGGTGATTCCAGTGGTTCCACTGGCACCGAGCCCCGGGCCGCAGCTACCGCGAGCGCGACTACTGGTTCCAGCGGTCTCCCCGAATCCGGTGCTGCCGTACCGACACAGTCGCGATCCGAACCAGAACCGATCCGCTGGCCCGAAACCGACCCCGACGAACAGCTCGAATCCCGCGTGAGCGTTCACCACGCGCTCCGGGATCGCGACGACGAATCCCACGGCGCGGTCCCGGCGACATCGAATTCCCCGGCGACTCCGAACACCGAAGCCCTGGCCGCATGGCAAACGGCCTCTCACCACACCACGCCGCGCGGCACCGCCGTTCGGCGAGCTCCCGGGCCGCACCACCGCCACACTTCCCGGTGCCAACCGGCGCCGAGGACCGTGGGTTCCTTACCCGATTCCGATCCGAACCTGGCGCTGCTGGGACGCGTCCTCGAAGGACTGCGCCGCCTCTGAAGCTTCGCCCGTCTCCGCGGCGCCGCGCCGCCACTTCCGCACTCGGAACGGCCGCCGACCTCGGGACGGCAACCGAATCGCCCCGTTGACCACGGGCCACGGCGACGATCCCCGACACTCCGCCGTGGACCCGTCCGCCGTCTCACCTCGCGCGGCTCCCTCCCCACTCGCCGTGCGGGGCGGGGCGGCTCCCCGTCAATTTCTCGCGAAATCGCCGCGCGACCAGCCCCGGTTGAGTCGACCGAACAGCCCCGAACGAGATCATCGGCTTGGTAGCGTTCCGCTTCGGACAGCGAAGCGATCGAGGGGGAACGCCAGTGTCCGACTTCACGGTCGACATCGGCTCGTTGGACGCCATGGAGAAGAACCTCAACCGGGCCGAGGAGAACCTGCGGAGCGCACTCAAGGCGATGGACGACATCGGCCCGGACTCCATCGGGCCGGATGAACTGGACGAAGCCTGCGCCGAGTTCCGCGACGACTGGCAGCACGGCATCGACGAGATCGGCGAGTGCGTCAAGAAGATCACCGAAGCTCTCGGCTCCGCCAAGAAGCAGTACCAGGAGCTGGAGACCGCCATCACCGAGGGATTCACGGAGATGCGGGAAGCGATCGACTCCGGCGAGGCCGGGCAGAGCGAGCCACCGGTGGCGAGGCCCGCCCAGAGCGGGGGTGCCGGGTGAGCGGCAACGGGGACTGGCACGCGCTCGGATTCAACCCGGCCAGGGGAAACCCTTCGTCGGTGGGCACGTTGGCGAAACAGCTGACCGACACCGGCAACTGGCTGTTCGAGACCTACGAAGTGCTGCGCGACATCAGGCAGCAGAAGGACACCTGGACGGGGGAGGCGTCCAAGGCGTTCGCCGAGAAGTTCGGCGAATTACCCGGAAAGCTCGACGACGCCCACGAGTCCATGAAAGCCGCGGGCAAGGCGCTTTCCGGGTGGCAGGACACCCTGAAAGGACACCAGACTGAAGCCGCCCGACTTGAGCGAAAGGCCCGGGACGCGATCGCGGCCGCCGAGAAGGCCGACCAAGTGGTCAGCCAGACCGTCGCGGAGGCCAACAAGCCGATCGCGTACGACTCCGGCGACCCCGAGGCGCGCGCGGCGGCGAACCGCCGTGCCGAGCAGCAGGCACAAGCGGTAACCAGCGCCAAGAGTGACGCCCGCAGCGCCTGGGACGAAGTCGAAAGCATCCGGAAACAAGCCGTCGAGCTGCAGGAGACCTGGCGCGAGAACGCACGGGCCGTGGCGCGGAAACTCCGGGACGCCACCGACATCGCCCCCGGTTTCTGGAGCGCGCTCGGCGACGCGTTCTCGGACATGGGCGACTTCGTCGTCGACAACCTGGGCACGATCGGTGACGTGGCGGGGATGGTCGCCGCTGTCGCCGGAACACTGTCGCTCATTCCCGGTGCGAATTTGGCCTTCGGTCCCATCGCGCTCATCGCGGGAGGTGTCGCGTTGGCCGCGCACGCCGGGGACATCGCCGCGAACGACAAATGGACCGATGTGAACGCCTGGGTGGGTGTCGGTACCGACGCGCTCGGCATGCTGCCCATGGTCGGCCCGCTGGCCAAGGGAGGCGCGGCGGCCACGGACGCACTGCAGGTCAGCGACGGCCTGGTCGATGCCGGGCGAGTTGGCGTGAAGGCGTTCGGTAGCAAGACTTCCGAAGTCGTAACCGATATGGCTGATCCCGCCGATATAGCAACGTTGTTTGGTGACAGGCTGGCAAACAGGTTCGTCGGTGGCGAGGGCATGGCCAAGACGATTCAGGGAACTTTCAACGTGGGAATGCAGGCTCCCGTCGCGAACGATTGGGTTCACAGCGATGAGGCGAGCGCCGATGTCAAGAACAAGGCGGGTTACGTGGCTTTCGGGGGTGGGGCGGCGCAGAGTTACGGCGAGTGGGGAAAAGTAGGACATGAACTGCAAGGGCTAGGTGAATCGCTGTCGAGCTTCGCCAAGGCGCTCGGGTAGTGGAGGCTGAGCATGACACAGTCGGTTTCCGATGATTCCTCCGACACCTTCCCGTTGAGTTTCGGGCTGCATTCCGGATTTCAGCCCGTGGACTTCAACGAGTCCTCGGAGGACCGCGCCGAGC
This portion of the Actinopolyspora lacussalsi genome encodes:
- a CDS encoding hypothetical protein (product_source=Hypo-rule applied), coding for MSSDHIRLAGFLRLCQWRCDEAAFAMGGGRFSADRCRELAEELAETAIALRHYADSHDSPAKPALPEGYGTENRIVEGDPDV
- a CDS encoding hypothetical protein (product_source=Hypo-rule applied); protein product: MSLTPDQVTRSTMIGPFPLPEINEELREQARSKSNDWVAIVDPMVRPDVTEPPAYAVQGGYYVDNQGQFTGQYQVNPGYCPHPNRAGVRFANGLELTLWRVLNGFNPLGTLADSFYHAELVSYARYPDDNGIVLIDDPENPGTQLFLAYTSQQFCQWEQHSKVEGSQILELMGKSSTLLEINPGAKLNLRLPMWVLAHLITADTPYLRERTAEQGQG
- a CDS encoding transcriptional regulator with XRE-family HTH domain (product_source=COG1396; cog=COG1396; pfam=PF01381; superfamily=47413), whose amino-acid sequence is MSANEAGRENTFAGKLAHLIATVHPPDRGTYSYREIEAGIRHLPGAMSAQYISQLKTGTRTNPKIHYVEALAEFFGVPAGYFFDDEVTERIDAQIADLKTWRDTEARDIAQRFAGLDRRDRNTVSNLIDSLDAYNARPRHQRTRRKTDRDNTA
- a CDS encoding hypothetical protein (product_source=Hypo-rule applied; pfam=PF04149) — encoded protein: MSMSQEPASWRKSSRSSTQTNCVEVGRTTDGAAVRDSKDRTAGYFTTTHRQWQTFLQALKTDHFD
- a CDS encoding hypothetical protein (product_source=Hypo-rule applied), coding for MSHPFTWVPAEEQRHASRDPVPPPALEFPPELTVSALCGREVLTATGDIPWLWPTCPDCDRTTRELVGAPPRHDADEGDAR
- a CDS encoding transcriptional regulator with XRE-family HTH domain (product_source=COG1396; cath_funfam=1.10.260.40; cog=COG1396; pfam=PF13560; smart=SM00530; superfamily=47413) — its product is MAGTNGTPKAKALGTRLREARKAAGYTVRGLADQLELSHSAISRWETGTRSPETEDVASILAATGVNGRERSELLEMARGTDDPQWLSVRSGDRERQMAALIDFERNASHITDVAPLLIPGLLQTADYARAIMIAGEVPQSEVETRVVVRVGRREALTRRNPARFLALIGEAALHQEIGGSEVVLDQLKYLLSATEMPNVDLRIVPASAGWTPALEGPFVLIDFDADSPIVHLENRRAALFFHEADDIAAYRTAVDKVKQVSMTAAESTALIANVITELEKSV
- a CDS encoding putative nucleic acid-binding Zn-ribbon protein (product_source=COG1579; cog=COG1579; superfamily=140453), coding for MSGNGDWHALGFNPARGNPSSVGTLAKQLTDTGNWLFETYEVLRDIRQQKDTWTGEASKAFAEKFGELPGKLDDAHESMKAAGKALSGWQDTLKGHQTEAARLERKARDAIAAAEKADQVVSQTVAEANKPIAYDSGDPEARAAANRRAEQQAQAVTSAKSDARSAWDEVESIRKQAVELQETWRENARAVARKLRDATDIAPGFWSALGDAFSDMGDFVVDNLGTIGDVAGMVAAVAGTLSLIPGANLAFGPIALIAGGVALAAHAGDIAANDKWTDVNAWVGVGTDALGMLPMVGPLAKGGAAATDALQVSDGLVDAGRVGVKAFGSKTSEVVTDMADPADIATLFGDRLANRFVGGEGMAKTIQGTFNVGMQAPVANDWVHSDEASADVKNKAGYVAFGGGAAQSYGEWGKVGHELQGLGESLSSFAKALG
- a CDS encoding CRISPR system Cascade subunit CasE (product_source=KO:K19126; ko=KO:K19126; pfam=PF08798; smart=SM01101; superfamily=117987; tigrfam=TIGR01907): MNYLSRIRLNPLRSGSRDLLGNPRRLHGAVMGGLADDPERQRPLWRLDSDNPHRPKLLVLSESKPDWTHLVEQAGWPHADGEHYELREYEPLLTQLAVGEEFAFRVTANPVQNTSEPEHPTERQRQRAGEGQRRRSQRIGHRTAGAQLGWFLQRTEKWGFSVPGASSGTGATEHPSVAATADSTDATGGALTPEAARGDTADASEFAGDVRITARERHSFAKKRGSKPVVLHTATFEGRLRVTSVELLRRALLHGIGPAKAYGCGLLTLAPLTGDSVSAG
- a CDS encoding prefoldin subunit 5 (product_source=COG1730; cath_funfam=3.30.230.10; cog=COG1730; superfamily=140453), which encodes MSDFTVDIGSLDAMEKNLNRAEENLRSALKAMDDIGPDSIGPDELDEACAEFRDDWQHGIDEIGECVKKITEALGSAKKQYQELETAITEGFTEMREAIDSGEAGQSEPPVARPAQSGGAG
- a CDS encoding hypothetical protein (product_source=Hypo-rule applied) → MSDPLLVPTLLVALAMLLALWPQHPEPAPRPHTRHGGAGPGTLTVRQLQAQLAGAAGDSSGSTGTEPRAAATASATTGSSGLPESGAAVPTQSRSEPEPIRWPETDPDEQLESRVSVHHALRDRDDESHGAVPATSNSPATPNTEALAAWQTASHHTTPRGTAVRRAPGPHHRHTSRCQPAPRTVGSLPDSDPNLALLGRVLEGLRRL
- a CDS encoding membrane-associated phospholipid phosphatase (product_source=COG0671; cog=COG0671; superfamily=48317; transmembrane_helix_parts=Inside_1_19,TMhelix_20_39,Outside_40_48,TMhelix_49_71,Inside_72_87,TMhelix_88_110,Outside_111_113,TMhelix_114_135,Inside_136_141,TMhelix_142_164,Outside_165_183,TMhelix_184_206,Inside_207_209), whose translation is MSTRETSSQTERKHLLARVVTEVLAPWVIVLVLPLVVAGQATAEFGSTLLWGMVVALTSSVLPMGVVVWGSRTGRWDGHHVRDRQGRLIPFTALIVLSLLGLALLIAGRAPEKLIALDISMIISLLVTGTITVFWKISMHTAVAAGAVTVLALLYGPALWWGALVTLAVAWSRVAVDDHTPAQVTVGALTGAVIGGGSFALLLGGNTAL